ggggaaactcgccccataaaatttaaccttacttgtgaaactaaaaacctcatctacatgattcaatgcaaccgctgtaatctacaatatataggagaaacgaaacgacgtttaaaagaccgatttaatgaacaccgccgcaccatagataaccctaacaacaaatctaaacctactacagccgcagaacatttcctgtcctctcctaaccacactgctaacgacatgacattaatccccatcgaaaaaatcttctccaaccgagattccatccgtaaggccagggaagcttttttaattcaaaaaggcagaacaattgatcccgatggtctgaacatccgcgaagaaacctattaatattgttactcttatcatgttatttcattattttttcaccttatacttatctttagtttacactgtcaattatttttacttatttccggttattacacaacatgcaacataaaaatcacgtaccaatgtaaaattatcattatacctgaagaaggctggtttggccagccgaaatatagtacacacaaaaaaagatccttctacgttgtgtcgacttctgcctttattttcttcattttatatgtgaagccgattagatcactatattgatccaacgtataCTAGCGGGATCAttgttccggttgcttgcttaaacgctttaatgagcgaagtttcaagcgattcaaaggttaagcacatccataaataaacgttttttttgatgaaaaatatagccctaaagaaaaaaaattgtttcgaaagaaagtaattaaataacccttatcaaattgacacaaacaacaaaggaaaggtcattcaatcgattgtttgtgtttttagggcgattgaatgcatggtttgccgatgcgagtccgccgaagttgggttaaaattcagagtcaaaatggcctgcttctgtagcgtcgtcaaaatttgcacatttcccaataattacacgatatttcCCTTTTACAGTTCGCTGCGCCATATCTTGAATTAGCAACCGTGTTGTCACAAAAGCGAGGCTATCTAAGGCCCCCAATTCAATCATAGAGGACTTGAAAAGGGGGATATACTTGTCCAGTTCTGGTCTTATACGGGTGTTTTCGGCAACGATCCAAAAACGAAAACTTTGTGTTGAGGTTTAGTCACAACCATGAACACTTGCTTTTATCTCAGTCCAGTACACATTTTTCGGACTTCAGGTGCCTTCCCCATCCCCGGTAATCAATAGAGACTACGAATACGAAATCTGGAAGCAAGTTCTCACGAGCATGCGCAAAGTCTCAAAAACGAGAGTGACCTTCGCCTAGGGAGAGCAGACGCATTTCTGGCATTTTTCGGCTTTTGTTTCACCCGCCGAGAAAAGAGCTCTTTTCTCGGCGGATGAAATGTCATTGTAGAGTTtcttttgtatgtttttggcactttAAAGTTAAAACTCAATAGTAGACCCTTTGACCATTTTGGCTTGCtttggcctttgcaaaatgactaattttttttagccaatctCTTTTGAAAGTTgagattattttttttgtatgattttcgCTCTTTAAAGTTCAACACCAAATTAGGTCATTTTTGACGTTGCCTtactacagcctttgcaaaatggccattttttccacttttcaaaatggtgtcattttttaaatattggtTGCTTTttgagccgtttcttgcatagaataactatattattattgtcgaGATGTTTTTGTGTGCTTTTGGCACTTAAAAGTTCAAACTCAGAAGAGACCGTTTCTTTCCATTTTGCcttgctatagcctttgcaaaatggccaattttggcagttttcaaaatcgagACAAGTGgcttttcaagcttttttcCCCATAAAACATCTCTGTGTGTGTTTAAGGTCACTTTTCGCATTATTCTTGATCTTCGAAATTCATCCCCAAGATAGGTAACTTTTGATGATTTTGCCTTACTACAGCCTTtagaaaatggccatttttgccacttttcaaaatgatgtcatttttttaaatattaaatgTATTCTAAGCCATTTTTGCCCTAAAATATCTCTTATGTGTGTTAAGAGTCAATTTTTGTATGATTttgatagcctttgcaaaatgggaCATTTTGCCACTTTGCCAAATTGCGTCTTTTTTTGACAATTAAATGTATTTGTAAGCCGTTTTCCCCATAGAACATCTCTTTTCGCGTGGTCATTTTTCGAGCATTTGGTATTGTTTGGAATCTCGTTTGCATTAAGAATATAAAATGGTTCTGTAGTTCTTTAATATCCACTTAGCCAACAACAGAGTCATATTCAGGGGCGTagcgtgagattttgaaggtgtacgTACATGCAAACTAGGGGAATCTGGGGGAATGTTCTGGCGACATTTTCCaaaggacatttcaataaatgaaaaaatgcaaaatacaaggTCAAGTTACGACACTACAAATGCCTTTTACCTCTAACAGAAAATCTACCAATTTCTCAAGTAGGCACGTGCGTATTTGCGTAAAGGACACCACTCCTCTGATTagggtacatttggagacaggacgTTAGGTTACAGTGATGTAAAGGTTCGAAGTCGCTTTTATCTGGGAGATTTTTCGTTCGGGAGACCGGAAGATTCGTTCTGTATCCGGAAGACTCCCGGATTATCCGGGAGAGTAGGCATGTATGCAGAAGGTGCCTAAAGCAGCCTGTATAGTattggtagtttttttttcaggtggtGCATTGATTTGTAGTCTGGCTTTACAAGGAACAATTTTGTATGATacttagttgttgttttttgttactGAATTTGTGATTATTCTTTTAGATGTCAATGTCTCATTTTATTTGATCATGTATTtagatatgtatatataatgCATATTTTTGGCATTTAATTTTTCTCGGACCTAATTTTTATCAAAAGCATTGAAAGTGTTTTAGAAGACTTTAAAGGTTTTTTTATAATGTACTTATACAAGTTTTTAGGGTTTGTTATATCATGCACAACTAATAAAGTTTTGATTCGTGTATAATGTATGCAGAAGGTGTATTCAAGCCTTCGTTCAGGTGAATGATTCTGTGATTAATTGCAAGTTAGTTGCACACTTGCATGCTTACTCCTTGATTCAGAAGAAATCAAGCGAACAAGCCACCGAGAGAGAGTTCTTtcaataatgattattgaaACAAGATTCTTAATAAATGAAAGGGGTGTGAAAACAATGctccaataatattattgcctttataaatgaaacttcaaactAGCATGTAAACACAATGTAACAACAAAGAAagtaatgaaaataaatttaaaaaacaaaataattacaacaaacactttatttaagtctcaatggatttagctgAGCACAGTGGGTTTACTAATATTAACGAGAAGACTACAAACCATAATGAATCATGACAAACCAAATCAAACGCTGGTTTTTCTTAACCCACCTAAGACGGCGGGTCAGGGAATTGAACCAGGGCCATAtcggtggaaggcaagtgctttCACCCCAGCGCCAACCCTGCTCTCTTAAAagtgtttaaaaataaaagcaaagtaAAGAAAATGAATTGTACCTGAAGTGTGAATCTCTCTTGCTTGAAATGAACAATCAGTAAACCTGATGTACGTGTGACAAGCACTAATAACAACTGAAATCGCATGCCTAGAAATCCTGTTCGATCcatataaaattaacaaataaaaagtGATCCAACTCGTATATTGGAACAATAGAGATAGATATTAAGCCAAATTTTGTAACCTACTTCTATTTCTAATTGCCTTAATAATTACTTCTGTAATCAGTTCCTTCCACTTTGGCATCACAATTCCCAAATCAGATAGGAAAGCTACTTTCTCTTTCACCTCAGCTGAAGttaatcattttcattttcctgaAATCTCTGAAACGGAAGTGCGGTTGATAGTAGAAATCTTGATACAAAGAAATCCTCAGGGATTGATAAGGTTCATCAATTCTCATTAAGGTGAGCAgcactacaataattattattgaaccaTAATATATGCTAGAGGTCAacataataactattattatgtggacctttaaccctttcctgccaaaccagcacttttgtggatgttactctgtctaacgccagacaattttactcgtcaatggggaaccccttgggcaggaaagggttaacatcaTGTCCccgtttaaccctttcccacATGTGAATGCCAATTGGCGcttttagattttactctgtctaacgccagacgattttactcgtcaatgggtaACCCCTTGGCAGGAAAGGGCTAAcatatatttttagtatttcATTACCAGAGATAGTTTTCCTGATAGTTTGAAACTGGTAAAACTTGTTCCTATTTTCAACCAAGGCTATCTATTCTCTTATAACAACTATCAACCCATTTCAATCTTATCCTCAATATGCAAAGTCTTTGAAACAGGTATCTTTAATCAGCTCCATTGGCTTATTTTATTGATGAAAACCCTTTTTTGTTCACAAACCAATATGGATTTTCACCAGGCTATACTACTTGTGATTGTTTAATAAAACAATCGAGTTTATGTTCgcaggcataaatatgttttgggcccgagtgagactcattttagcccgagccgttaggcgagggttaaaatgagctctgagaagggcccaaaatatatttatgcccaagaacataaactctattactattattatcactttggaggacattgagaaaataaacactgaaaaatgacaacaaaacactctgaagaatattttttttgctgtgagtaaaggtcaacaaactttgaaatggcttctcgagtttgattggctgcttagatcgtatgattatttgattctcactttttattggtttaaatacattttagcctgtcaaattcttcattttaggcTGAAAAATgtgccacaatgcccgacaaagtgataataatccATTGGCTTTTTTTATTGATgaaaacctgttttttttttccaagtcaATATGGTTTTTCACCAGGCTATACAACTAGTGATTGTTTAATAGATCTTATTGAACAAATTACTGCTTCACTTGATCAGGGAAACTATGTGCTATCTTTGCTCTTTAAGTAAAGCCTTTGATGCTGTTTATCACCACATTTTATTGGAAAAACTTACGTTCTATGGATTACAACAATATGAAGTAAACTGGCTTAGATCTTACCAGTGCAGTAGGAAACAACAAGTTTATGTTAATAGCCTGTTTAATCTGATTTTTATCCTGTCCTATCTCTTCTGGCATACCTCAAGGTTCCATACTAGGACCTCTTCATTTCTTGTATGTACCTAATTCAACTCTTTATTTTTGTAACAGATTATGTGCAGACAAAACATCTCTAGCAGCCTCTGGAAGCAACCTTGACAATTTACTGAATGACATAAATAGCCCTCTACATGCTGTTTACGAATGGCCATGTAGTAATAAATTAACTCTTTCTATGTAGTAATAAATTAACTCTTTCTATGTAGTAATAAATTAACTCTTTCTAAAACtaattacattatttttttacctCGGCAAAAGAAAAGTCAAAATTTATATCCccctttaaaaatagcaaatattTGCTTACAGCAATCTCCAATTATCAAGTACCTTGGTGTTTATATACAATGTCATCTAACTTGGAGTGACCATATGGCACTTGAATTATTTACCTCTTGGGGATCACAGTATTTGCTGTTATGTTTATAtgtcttttaaaacacttttgaAGTTGTTCATCAAATCTTGCAGGATTAACATGATGCCTTTCTGATATTTCTGACAAGTGGAGCCATTGTAGAAGAGGAAAGCCAATTTCAAGCTGTGTGTATTTAGGGATGATATAACTGTTTACAAATAAAACAACACTACCCAGTGCTGTACAGAATTTGAATTGGCCATCTGTGAATGCAACATAATGTTCATTTTTCTTGACTTACTTAATTTTGTACGAAACAATAAAATATACTGGCAAGTACTTTTTCTATTACTGTGACTTCATGATGCGGGACACATCATTCTCCCATTGTGAATGACCCCAAATATCCATGGTCTTTgaacctgaaaagaaaaacgaccGGTCTGCCTCAAGATCTTTCAGAGGGTCATATTCCTGTATCACAAACCGCCAAGTCCTACATCCATTCTTGCCAGGAAAATTATGTGTGTCATTAAAGCGCTGAAAATCAGTATATCCTCCAGAAACCACATAATGTTTGTTGCAGTGCTCAACATAAATAGGTGGACTGTCATTAGAATTCATCCCCTGCCAACAATCTTTTCCAGTAGAGTGGAAAGCAACATGTgggtttttttgcaaaatagccaaTTGACAGAAGCCTATGGGTGGGTTGGACAGCTTAAACTTAAAAACCTTGAGGTTCTGCATTATGGGTGCATTTTCAAAGGATGTTACTTCCCCACTCAAATCCATGATGAACACCCCGCCAGCAGAAAAAGTCCACCCTGATTTGGTGGCAACATGTTCGTACGAGGAGTAAGGTGGCACATCTTGAGAGAATTCCAACCCATTCAACTCACTTCCAGCGGTACCACACCTCACTTTGACAGGAAAATGAGAATGATTGATGAGTTGAAAGTAATGATTGTCTCCCTTGGTTTGAGGTTGAGGGTATCGGTGTATTATATCTTTTGGCCCAATTATCACACCTTCAATTCCTTTGAATAGCCCCACAATGGTCTTTTGAATTGTTGGCATTCCCAAGCCTTCTCTGAACCCCTCAATAATATCATAAGTTGGGAGATGGCGGCACTGGCCAACATCACGAAGAGTCACTATTTTACGTAAGTCATCTTCAGTTACAGGTTCACCACTATATGTATGCATAGTGAAAAGAGAGCTCATTCTCAAGTACATCTCTTGAGAAAGAAATCCAAGTTTTTCCTTGGCATCCTGAATTTGGGTATCCAGCAAGATCTTTACCATCTTTGTCTCGCGACCGGTTGACTGAAAAGTCACCAGAATGTTTGTCAGCAAAAGGAACAGTGCTGTTTGCGCGTTACAATATATAACCATCGACATCAGACAGCTTTTGATTTCCTCTTCTTTGCTAAATAATTTGAGGCCTTCCACGAAGTAATGAGCCACTTCACCAATGAACTGAGGGAAATCTGTCTCGTAGAGGATTTTGTCAGGTAGGTCAACGTGATTTGGCACACTCTTAAGTTGTTTCAAACAGGCGTTCATGTTCTTCACACGAGATCGCAACCCTTCAAAAGTCTGCCGCAAGGGTTTTAACTCTTGATTAAACTCCAGCAGCTCTGCATGAACTTTATTTGTAAATAGTGTCACCAAATCGGGTT
This genomic stretch from Acropora muricata isolate sample 2 chromosome 5, ASM3666990v1, whole genome shotgun sequence harbors:
- the LOC136916692 gene encoding uncharacterized protein produces the protein MATFQQVQNLNINDLVLKLEVNVNNYVSIRKTSAPDVERNIQSILSWAEEERANEKQKFEGGKIAKVGIVLEKCADSFESLSSEDPIQFMKGCLSIASSVDVLDGGPYGNASEAICGILASILSASSPKEPDLVTLFTNKVHAELLEFNQELKPLRQTFEGLRSRVKNMNACLKQLKSVPNHVDLPDKILYETDFPQFIGEVAHYFVEGLKLFSKEEEIKSCLMSMVIYCNAQTALFLLLTNILVTFQSTGRETKMVKILLDTQIQDAKEKLGFLSQEMYLRMSSLFTMHTYSGEPVTEDDLRKIVTLRDVGQCRHLPTYDIIEGFREGLGMPTIQKTIVGLFKGIEGVIIGPKDIIHRYPQPQTKGDNHYFQLINHSHFPVKVRCGTAGSELNGLEFSQDVPPYSSYEHVATKSGWTFSAGGVFIMDLSGEVTSFENAPIMQNLKVFKFKLSNPPIGFCQLAILQKNPHVAFHSTGKDCWQGMNSNDSPPIYVEHCNKHYVVSGGYTDFQRFNDTHNFPGKNGCRTWRFVIQEYDPLKDLEADRSFFFSGSKTMDIWGHSQWENDVSRIMKSQ